AATGTTTACTTTAAGAGATTCAATTATTTTCCAGTACACACAATAttggttttaaaatttgaaattttgactCTTTACTTTTAGTAAACtgtctttataaaataaattaataaaatatagatTAATGTAGACATTTTTGCGTTTAGGATATATACAGCTTATatctttacattttaattttacaatatgTTTACCATTATTATCTAAGTAGATTATAAACTACGTAAGAGCAGTTATGAAacgattacaacaacaacaataattgtcTCACTTGTTACTCTTTACAAGAGCTTATTTTGCAACAATACCCTcgttggttgaaatcaaatatttgtataaacaaaGTTAATACTTAATTTAATCACAGGAACCATCTAGCCAGCCATCCCGCCACCTCTCATTAACCTTAGAACAATCAAATTGTGTTTTACCCAACTTTACGTTGACACGGTTATGGAATTTGCACAGCCATTGTGAGAATTCATACTGTGAATTCACCTGCGCCGGATGCTCTTTAAGgctgaaataataaaaagttattaagtTTGTGTCACATATTGGAAACATTCAAATGGTGACATACTCTTTGCGAAAATCTTTGGCACAATGTTCACATGGATAGACGCGTGACAGCACTTCTAGAAATGTTTTCATATCACGCTTTTGATTATCCGAGGGATTATCTTCATAAAATGCCGCCATTGTGTGTAATAAGCCCCAAGTTGCACGACCTAGTGCCACTTTATCCAATGGGCAGCCATCTCGCGAGGCTGGACTGCTTTCAGTTGTTTCCTCCTTTGGCGTATCCTGCAATAATTCGTATCACTAATAATCGTGCAGTCATGAAACATTTCAACACGTTTATATGTGATGTTTCCGAGTTTCTAGAATGTACAACCACTTACCGCCTTATGAAATATTTGCCGCTGTTGTTTTGACCAATATTTAAAATCGGTACATGTGCGACAATTGTTATCGGGCTTAGCAGGCGTGCCATAAGCATCGTGCTTGGACATATTTCTTTTCCAAATAAGTTGCAgtcaaaataaatcaaataaaatttgaaattttcacccTTTTATTTAAGAAAGAATTTATAGCCGCAATCGCTGTCAGCTGTGATGAAATGACAATAAGACGAAAACACACGCATAAGCATTTGCCAATTGTATGTGAGGTTATGAGAGGGAATAAATGCCAAGCCGACACCAAATTGCAACGCCGTCATAATTAATTTGGAATAGTTAAGTTTCCACTGTTTAAACTATTATTTGTAAGTATTGTTGAATTAAATAGTTAGAAGCATTTGTTTAagctatttttaatatgtagttgaataaattaaattgttaacaGCTTTTGCGGTGTTATTATTCCATACACATATTGAAGAGAAGATGGCAACGCCAACTAACGGAACGGAAAGTGTAGGAAACGTATTTGTGAAATGTcaagttgaaattaaatttgcgcAAAATTGTAAGCGTTATTTGGTGATTTTGTTGAAATTGGAATTGTGTTTAAATGTcgattattttattgtaaactaTATTATGTGTTGAGTTTAAATGGAGTTCATACAATATTAAAGGAACAAGTGTGATTTCTTTGCTGTATGGGCAATAGAAAATGCGGAAGCAGCTCGTCAGCGTGCATTCAATGCAAATATTCTCAGCAGTTCCGCCGGGTACATGAACTGATTTGCAAAGTAGCAGAGTAATGAGAGTTTGCTTGAAAATATCTGCAAGTgagtgtatgcatatatgtatatatagttattCATATAGAATTCTAAAAAATTCTCATACTTTGGTCGAAGTAATCTTTTAGTTATTGGTCTAACTCAAAGGAGCATGGTTTATGGACccaatgtaataataataatgttagtAGTAGTTTCTTggtaaataaacatatatgtaagcATGTAGAAAAAGGCAAAACAAGTCGGCCTAACGAGGATACGCTGCTACGCTCAAATGACGATTGGTTTTGTGCCATCCAGTGGGCTAACAAGAACAACAATcccttttatttatatatgtgacctggtctacgaaaagggagctaacgtgggaaaactagttttctgggaaacagctgttaaaaataaacaactcgtttcgtccatccgaatcaactaaaaagtgaaaattgattttttgacacctaagccccctttccgtagaccagctcacatatatatattttttttaagatagtTTTTTCTGCTGCATATGAGTCTCcctgcaatattttcattgttgcttgtttattactttaattttttttaatacttcaaaACTGCTGGcatgtgtattttaataattatcatGCACTATTTGTTAGTTTGTCATCTCGCAggcgtataaatatatattatgtatataaataagtgcACAAGTGAACGTAATTGcaaaattgtttacaatttgaACAGACGTGCGTCTTATCAATGCACCGGTGCCTCATGGTGTACGGTCATGTTCGTTGTGGTAGTTCATTAGTTTATCAGTAAAATGCTGTTACACTTCACTAATATGATTAGATGGGTTAAAAATGTTGTgtgaatttgttgtttttgaaaatttgtgttCATTTTGCGATTATGTAATTTAcgattttataaattacaatggTTAGTTGTATGTGCACCCGCAGAGGTTAATATGAAAGACGGTTTCTATTATACATAGAAACTCAAAATCTAAGCTTAATGACTGTTGATGGTGCAGTTCTATAGTCTTCATTATCGCCTTTAAATAAGAGTTGTTCAATAATTGAAAAGCTTTTGTGGCTATGTACAACTTTGTCGGGTTATTTCCGTTAGGTATGAGCTTGACTGCTTGTTAGGTATATTCAAGCttaaaaataactgtttaaCTACAAACTT
The DNA window shown above is from Bactrocera tryoni isolate S06 chromosome 4, CSIRO_BtryS06_freeze2, whole genome shotgun sequence and carries:
- the LOC120774555 gene encoding FAD-linked sulfhydryl oxidase ALR → MSKHDAYGTPAKPDNNCRTCTDFKYWSKQQRQIFHKADTPKEETTESSPASRDGCPLDKVALGRATWGLLHTMAAFYEDNPSDNQKRDMKTFLEVLSRVYPCEHCAKDFRKDLKEHPAQVNSQYEFSQWLCKFHNRVNVKLGKTQFDCSKVNERWRDGWLDGSCD